The following proteins are encoded in a genomic region of Pyrus communis chromosome 11, drPyrComm1.1, whole genome shotgun sequence:
- the LOC137707674 gene encoding disease resistance protein RPV1-like — MDAFRDSSSSSYRCSYHAFLSFRGQDTRKGFTDHLYRALELAGIHTFRDDDEIKRGENIESKLEKAIQESQVSIIVFSKDYASSRWCLNELLKIMERRNTDRRHVVLLVFYDVNPSDVRNQSGSFAEAFARHEERDKVELWRRALRDVASLGGMVLGDQYEGQFIQDTVEEIRKKVDPPALDVAHFAVGMDNRVRRLNMWLQDGSNDVGVAVICGMGGIGKGTIAKAAYNRNFDRFQGGSFLADIRESSEQPNGFARLQRKLLSDIQRGKAKKVYNMDEGTIRIKQAVGHKKVLIVLDDVSNRDQLNAILGMREWLHPGSKIIIATRHEHLLNAHEVFENWHAFRQSHPVEGYKELSRHVVQHCGGLPLALQVLGSSLSGKSVEGMHEEAELIFANACKKTKGKGSFLEAREMLMVHALNTRKVDLADNHLGAAVSVSKDGESHPSPAAKIAFLKYFEDKKDADAAEKFCKILKRYIAAGKLEPAMRQRLKEEHIEISPELENLHQKVSASELTAP; from the exons ATGGATGCGTTCCGagattcttcttcctcctcttacCGGTGTTCCTATCATGCCTTCTTGAGTTTCAGAGGCCAGGATACGCGCAAGGGTTTTACTGATCACCTCTATAGAGCCTTGGAGCTAGCAGGAATCCACACGTTTAGAGATGATGATGAAATCAAGAGAGGGGAGAATATTGAGTCGAAGTTAGAGAAGGCGATACAGGAGTCGCAAGTATCGATAATTGTCTTCTCCAAGGACTACGCTTCCTCAAGGTGGTGTTTGAACGAACTTCTGAAGATCATGGAACGTAGAAATACTGATCGTAGACATGTGGTTCTACTAGTTTTCTATGATGTGAATCCATCCGATGTCAGGAACCAGAGTGGTTCTTTTGCTGAAGCATTTGCCAGACATGAGGAGAGGGACAAGGTGGAGCTGTGGAGAAGAGCTCTTAGGGATGTTGCATCTTTGGGAGGAATGGTTTTAGGAGATCA GTATGAGGGGCAGTTCATCCAAGATACTGTTGAAGAGATTAGAAAAAAAGTGGATCCCCCAGCTTTAGACGTTGCTCACTTTGCAGTTGGAATGGATAATCGTGTGAGACGCCTAAACATGTGGTTACAAGATGGATCAAATGATGTTGGTGTAGCTGTCATCTGTGGGATGGGTGGAATTGGCAAGGGCACTATCGCGAAAGCCGCTTATAACCGCAACTTTGATAGATTTCAAGGTGGCAGCTTTCTTGCAGATATACGAGAATCTTCAGAACAACCCAATGGTTTTGCTCgcttgcaaagaaaacttctttCAGATATCCAAAGGGGGAAAGCAAAGAAAGTATACAATATGGATGAAGGAACAATCAGGATCAAACAAGCCGTAGGCCATAAAAAGGTTCTtattgttcttgatgatgtgagCAACCGGGATCAACTCAATGCAATTCTTGGAATGCGAGAGTGGCTTCATCCAGGGAGTAAAATTATCATAGCAACTCGACATGAGCATTTGTTAAATGCTCATGAAGTTTTTGAAAA TTGGCATGCCTTCAGACAATCCCATCCAGTAGAAGGTTACAAGGAGCTTTCAAGACATGTGGTACAGCACTGTGGAGGGCTTCCATTAGCTCTTCAAGTTCTGGGATCTTCTCTATCTGGAAAAAGTGTAGAA GGCATGCACGAAGAAGCAGAATTGATCTTTGCAAATGCCTGTAAGAAGACTAAAGGTAAAGGGTCTTTCCTCGAGGCTCGGGAAATGCTCATGGTTCACGCCTTGAACACCCGTAAGGTGGATTTGGCTGATAACCATTTGGGAGCTGCTGTTTCGGTAAGCAAGGATGGGGAATCGCATCCATCCCCAGCTGCCAAAATTGCATTTCTCAAGTATTTTGAGGACAAGAAGGATGCTGATGCTGCTGAGAAATTTTGCAAGATTCTGAAGCGTTACATAGCTGCTGGTAAATTGGAACCTGCGATGCGTCAGAGATTGAAGGAAGAGCATATTGAAATAAGCCCCGAGCTTGAGAATTTGCATCAAAAGGTTTCCGCGAGTGAATTGACTGCTCCCTAG